The Capsicum annuum cultivar UCD-10X-F1 chromosome 3, UCD10Xv1.1, whole genome shotgun sequence genomic sequence CACAATTAGATAACTAATAATgcaatattattaattaataaaacaAACATTCGAatttaagacaaataaattaatacgaagaaaatactatTCTATAGTCTGCTTGtatcaacataaaaatacaacGGTTGTTAATAAATCGAAgcaattattttagataaagtaGCATAATTCacatattattaattatctaCATATGAATAATTAAGAGTATTAATTACACTTAGTAAACTCCATTTTGATACTCAGCTTCACAGAATTTACCCCCAAGATCATCACAAGCTTCTCCTAAGAATACACTGCACAATATtcattcatatttaaaaaaaaaaaaaaaaaaagagtaaacatTAGGATATTCCTCATGCTATTTATAGtctatttgattaaaatttttgagaatttaaacattaattattactcaaaaatatattttaaattgattactCAAACACAAAATACTCCTCACCTAAAGTATTTCTgttgaaaaatactttttaaattaagtttattttagaaatttgatCAAATTAATTATTACTCCCTCGGTCTTAGTTCATGTGATCCACTTTACTTTTGAGTTcgtctaaaaaaataattaattttctacAATTAAAAGAGAGAAGACACTGTTACCTGAATTATAGTCAAAGTTGCTACAACACATCTTAACTTAATGGATGTCCTATTATCCTCTAAATTCAATTTTACTGTATTATCCATCTTTGTGCTTACGTGAAACCTTTTACGACATATCtaaattataagtttttttaGGCCACGTAGgtacaaaaaatgaataataatacaataaaattgaGTTTACGGAGTAATAAAATCCTATAAAGTTAAGATACCTCGTATCAACTTTGATTATAGTTCGAGAGAGTAATACTGCttttatctttaattaaaaataatatcactttaaaaattctctttttattaggtaaaataatttataaccatCACAAACGATCAAAAAGTAACATCACAAATTTCaaaaacatttttcttttttaaatttttatgtcaaATCAGACTTACGTCTTAGGCTCGTTGTATTCGAGATATTCTCTGTCCACACTCTCTGAAACTTGTGTTTTGGTTGTGTTTTCTGCAGATTTGGGTTTGGTTTCAGGATACATTTCAACATCACAAGCTTCACCTCCTATTGTCTCACAAGCTTCAGCTGGAAACACTGATCTGCATTTATAAATCGAAaattgaaaatgatcaaaaatatttttaaactatgtgaaattgaataaaaatatctccaagagacaaaaaataaaataaaatggagcatGTTCATCGGTTTTGACCCTcgattattaa encodes the following:
- the LOC107864501 gene encoding light-regulated protein, chloroplastic isoform X2, with the translated sequence MQAALYFTPSFIPIMTPPKPLISTLMKPISSNLKTNHSTCPPIRATPAANDTSSTVDYSSMTSSVFPAEACETIGGEACDVEMYPETKPKSAENTTKTQVSESVDREYLEYNEPKTVFLGEACDDLGGKFCEAEYQNGVY